Sequence from the Thermovirga sp. genome:
TGGGGGCCAAAAAAGTCCTCTAGGTGGAACATTCTCCGTAAACCAGGGCATTATAGCATTTTAACATGAGTTTGTCGGCTCTCGTCTTTTCCGCCCTATCGGCGGCGCGTTACGACGGAAAAGCGGGAGACAGGAGACATGGGTCGCCCACACGTAACGAGGAAAGGTTGTTAAAAGGTCAATTCTTTTGGATAATGTTGCGGGCTCGTGGCATAATCACCGAAATTCCGATCCATCCTAGAGGTGAAAAGTGATGATCCTTCAGAACATTGAAATCGCGCCGGGCGTAAACATCACCCTCATTGACCTGCCCCTTGCCATAGAGGGTTACCATGACTTCTTCGGGATCTGGCTGGTCAGGGACGAGGCTAGGAATCGGAATATCGTCGTGGACGTGGGACCGGCCTCGACGGCCCCTCTCTTGGTCGAAGACCTTCTGGACCTGGGTGTGAATAGGCTGGACTATATCTTGCTGACCCATATCCACCTGGATCACTCCGGTGGCTTGGCATCACTGCTTGAAGCCTTCCCTTCCGCCGAGGTAGCGGTCCACCCGAAGGGGAAACCCCACCTGGTCAACCCCGAAAGGCTCTGGAAAAGCAGCCTGAGGGTCATACCCGAAATGGCACCGGCCTACGGAGAGCCCGCGCCGGTTGACGGGTACCGCTTTATCCCCGAAGGAGACCAAATCCCCGGGATCATCGCCATCGATACTCCGGGGCACGCTTCCCACCATCGCTCCTTTTTCTATGAAACTCCGGCCGGCCCGGTCCTTTTCGCCGGCGAGGCGGCGAGCACCTTCACCCGCATCGACCGTCTCGTCCCTGGAGCCGGACCCGACAGGTACATGCTGCGGCCGGCCTCTCCGCCCCGGTTCTACATCGACAGGGCCCTGCAATCCATAGAAAAACTCAAGGGCGGGGACGCGTCCCTGCTCTGCTACGCCCACTTCGGGCACACTAGGCATGCGCGGCGGATGTTGGAAGAGGCGGCCCAACAGATCCAACTGTGGAAAAAACTGTTCATGGAGTACCTCGGCGAAAGGGGACCCATCAACGTCGCCGGGGTGGACATGGACGAACTGCTGGCCTTCCTGATCGACCGAGACCCCTGGCTTGAAGAATTTCCGAAGCTCCCCGCCGACATCCAATCCCGCGAGAGGAGTTTCATGCTCTCCAGCGCGGCCGGTTTCCTGGAAGCGGTCCTCTCCTGACTACTTACCGGCCTCCACAGGATGATCTCCAGGGCCTTTAGCAGGGTCTCGTTGAACTCCTCGGGCCGGGTTTCGGCGTTGACACTGACCACGGGGGACGGACTTCTCTGAATAGGCTGGCTGCCTCGACCACCGCCATCGTTTCTTCCCCGAAGGATCCCATGGTGTACCTGGAACGTCCCAGGCCCGAAGGCCCCTGGCCCGCCAGGTCCAGGATGATAAGGCGGTGTTTCATCGAGAAAAGGGTTGCCTGGACGCTCCGGTAGCGAGCACTGCAGCGCCGCCCATGGACGAAAACGAGGGAGGGCTCGCCGGCGCCGAAAGGTCAAGGACCATGTAGCCATCTCCCGTCCTTGACGGCTTATTGCTCCCCTTGCCATTCCGTTGATGCGTGATTGTCGCCTCGAAGGTATCATATCGAAAAACGACGGAATATCGCTTTTCTGTCCGGCCCTTCCAGCCGCGGATGAGGCCCATGTTTTTCTTCGGGAGGAATAGGATATGAGACTTCACCTGCCTTTTGGGAAGAAGACCCTTGAATGCGATGTCCCCGATGAGAACATACTGGAGATCCTGGAGCCCCGTCACGCCCTTCTGGAAGGGACAGCCGAAGAGATCATGGAACAGGCCCTCGGGAACCCCATTGGCAGTCCAACCCTGAAGGAAATAATCAAACCCGGTGAAAAGGTGGCGGTGCTGACCAGCGATATCACGAGGCCCTGCCCGTCGAAGGAAGTGCTCCCTCCCCTCCTGGAAAAACTTCGGGAAGCCGGCATAGCCGACTCGGACATCACGATCATCTTCGCCCTCGGGAGCCATCGTCCCCACACCGAGGAAGAAATGAGGTATCTCGTCGGCGACGAAATTTTTGAAGGTTATCGCTGCATCGACCATGACCCCTCCGACTGCGTCAACCTGGGGACTACGGCCTCCGGGACCCCCGTCGATATATTCCGACCCGTGGTGGAAGTCGACCGCCGGATCTGCGTAGGAAATATCGAGTTCCATTACTTCGCCGGTTACAGCGGCGGGGCCAAGGCTATCTTCCCCGGCGTTTCGACGATCGAGGCCATCCAGGCGAACCACCGCATGATGCTCGAGGAAGGGTCGAGGACGGGCAACAACAAGGGAAACCCTGTCCGGGATGATCTCGAGGAAATTGGACGCTTTATAAGGATCGAT
This genomic interval carries:
- a CDS encoding MBL fold metallo-hydrolase, whose product is MEIAPGVNITLIDLPLAIEGYHDFFGIWLVRDEARNRNIVVDVGPASTAPLLVEDLLDLGVNRLDYILLTHIHLDHSGGLASLLEAFPSAEVAVHPKGKPHLVNPERLWKSSLRVIPEMAPAYGEPAPVDGYRFIPEGDQIPGIIAIDTPGHASHHRSFFYETPAGPVLFAGEAASTFTRIDRLVPGAGPDRYMLRPASPPRFYIDRALQSIEKLKGGDASLLCYAHFGHTRHARRMLEEAAQQIQLWKKLFMEYLGERGPINVAGVDMDELLAFLIDRDPWLEEFPKLPADIQSRERSFMLSSAAGFLEAVLS
- the larA gene encoding nickel-dependent lactate racemase, producing the protein MRLHLPFGKKTLECDVPDENILEILEPRHALLEGTAEEIMEQALGNPIGSPTLKEIIKPGEKVAVLTSDITRPCPSKEVLPPLLEKLREAGIADSDITIIFALGSHRPHTEEEMRYLVGDEIFEGYRCIDHDPSDCVNLGTTASGTPVDIFRPVVEVDRRICVGNIEFHYFAGYSGGAKAIFPGVSTIEAIQANHRMMLEEGSRTGNNKGNPVRDDLEEIGRFIRIDFTFNVILDQDKRIIHAVAGDYIEAYRAGCQSLDALGKIPIDDRADIVIVSAGGFPKDINVYQAQKALDNAVCAARSGGVVIWVASCGEGLGSRTFSDWIKEARKPEDLIERVKNGFQLGGHKAAAIALALEKASIFLVSDLEDEVVRSFFVEPVENLEKAVEKALAMTGPGAKIIVMPAGGSTLPVLADRW